One genomic region from Vanacampus margaritifer isolate UIUO_Vmar chromosome 2, RoL_Vmar_1.0, whole genome shotgun sequence encodes:
- the nol12 gene encoding nucleolar protein 12 yields the protein MKNRKKTNNVSNKAKFKPGSKKRENKCVVMFDDKEREEYLSGFHKRKVERRKAAVAEIRKKIKEEQNRVREERHKEYMKMLKERQAALEESEDDLEDVITSTTESVQYDHPNHTVTVTTISELDLSTNHLLEQVTNKVNGEHKENENGEEAKKTKTMPKQAGNPILNKKIRSLTASLSAFTSSKGNRKGKQEGRGGRSRQTDKKADKRVTESKISAKKTSKWQRRRMTGKKQRQQD from the exons atgaaaaacagaaaaaagaccAATAATGTGTCAAACAAGGCCAAATTTAAGCCTGGATCTAAGAAGAGGGAAAATAAATGCGTTGTAATGTTTGACGACAAAGAGAGGGA GGAATATCTCAGTGGTTTCCATAAGAGGAAAGTGGAGAGGAGGAAAGCAGCTGTAGCAGAAATACGAAAGAAGATCAAGGAAGAGCAAAACAGAGTCAGAGAAGAG AGGCATAAGGAATACATGAAAATGCTGAAGGAGCGACAAGCAGCGCTTG AGGAAAGTGAAGATGATCTGGAAGATGTGATCACCAGTACAACAGAGTCTGTTCAGTATGACCATCCAAATCACACGGTCACGGTGACTACCATCAGTGAGCTGGACCTCAGCACCAATCACCTGCTTGAACAAGTAACGAATAAG gTCAATGGGGaacataaagaaaatgaaaatggggAGGAAgcgaaaaaaacaaagacaatgcCAAAACAAGCTGGGAATCCAATCTTGAACAAAAA GATCCGCTCACTGACTGCCTCACTCAGTGCCTTCACCAGCAGCAAGGGGAATCGGAAAGGGAAGCAGGAAGGCCGAGGAGGACGAAGCCGGCAGACGGACAAGAAGGCTGACAAGAGAGTCACCGAGAGCAAAATCAGCGCCAAGAAGACAAGCAAGTGGCAGAGACGTCGCATGACGGGGAAGAAGCAGCGTCAACAAGACTGA
- the srebf2 gene encoding sterol regulatory element-binding protein 2: MDCGEYMSPMENVDPTLAELGDELTLGDIDEMLQFVNQVGDLTDLFEDQMTTPRPANQNTGPTQTPQTLSPRFGSLPPSPSLAQTPSTNTASPAPHQVTRSPPPLQPRPQVGQPIQPHLIAQPTIQTQRFPVHTFVPTPIQTPTAQTVMIAPSVGQTRFIQSPLIYHQSPTPGFPVLQPQVQSIMTTSQLQPVTIHQGLLTTGQTIQTLSPAPTTVHAVPQQVLVPQPHILKSDSLVLSSVQNSAGITTLTTPLQNTTLQVPALMGGNLVTAVLGSGEKLTIKQLQSGSSHCTNVEQSPLGLCQGGVVKEGERRTTHNIIEKRYRSSINDKIVELRDLVVGNDVKMHKSGVLSKAIDYIKYLKQANHKLRQENLALKLANQKNKPVTLSEDMDPKEEIAMMSPPASDVGSASPHQFSPYSEPSSPIIDHEQMKCEPDSPSSVGVMDGSRLLLFALTFFCLSLNPLPSLLGSENSESPSVGHGSSRTLVWLPSPTQDFASWLRCLLPWVMVWMLSGLGAVWGCVRVLYLWEPITPLHSPKSVSFWRHRKQADVNLKRSDYAAALINLETSLSILTRALPSTKLDLVCSLSWNLIRYCLHRPTPLGWLVHQIRGKHEGDEARTSAKDAALVYHRLSQLQLTGKLPQRSSLWALSLSLNAVNLSESAQTKMAPTQLTEIYVTAAAAMRAVLGLHLACLPGYLLSCAESIANQCEAKHIPDCLRWLFTPLGRQFFLTCDWSLKSDGSDGVFTSLRDPADPVAQLHRCFCKKLLERAVHTLIQPQRDSEASKHKTGSGEFSSALDFLRQLNKCTEDSPSAPPFSTPPNHTITSVRDPVSRWWAVVLKAAVFWLQGEDATVRSLLVEAERMPRTRHTLDHPLPKAVQSLCKSVQMSLSPLKGEGTAACLSRCDQASSYLRSSISVPLGQPSDGLNKAMELLVCDLLLTLRTSLWQRGSSTNGEPGPASASQLAGFQSDLSALRKLTQCYRQAHHKVFLHETTVRLMAGASPTRTHQLLDHNLRRRTHGLHTAEGEREQAHAILLACGHLPMPLLTPPGHRAHLLAEAKRTLERVGDRRSLQDCQQILLHLSGGTTVVAS, from the exons AGATGCTCCAGTTTGTCAACCAGGTGGGGGACTTAACCGACTTGTTCGAGGACCAGATGACCACCCCTCGACCGGCCAATCAGAACACTGGACCTACCCAAACCCCTCAGACATTGTCACCCAGGTTCGGGTCCCTCCCCCCATCTCCCTCTCTTGCTCAGACCCCCTCCACAAACACAGCGTCTCCAGCACCGCACCAGGTGACCCGCAGCCCCCCGCCTCTTCAGCCACGGCCTCAGGTGGGCCAACCCATTCAGCCCCATCTGATTGCCCAGCCCACCATTCAG ACCCAGCGATTCCCAGTCCACACTTTCGTTCCAACCCCCATCCAGACGCCAACGGCCCAAACTGTGATGATTGCCCCCAGTGTTGGGCAGACTCGTTTTATCCAAAGCCCCCTCATCTACCACCAGAGCCCGACTCCTGGTTTCCCAG TACTTCAGCCACAGGTTCAGAGCATCATGACGACATCCCAACTCCAACCAGTGACAATTCACCAGGGCCTTCTGACAACTGGTCAGACCATTCAGACTCTCTCTCCAGCGCCCACTACAGTCCATGCTGTGCCGCAACAG GTTTTGGTTCCGCAACCTCATATTTTGAAGTCAGATTCCCTGGTTCTGTCTTCCGTGCAAAACTCAGCGGGGATCACTACATTGACCACGCCCCTCCAGAACACAACACTTCAAGTCCCG GCACTGATGGGCGGCAACCTCGTGACGGCTGTTCTGGGAAGCGGAGAGAAGCTGACAATCAAACAATTACAGTCAGGCTCCTCCCACTGCACAAACGTCGAGCAAAGCCCCTTGGGGTTGTGCCAAGGAGGGGTGGTCAAAGAGGGTGAGAGGAGGACCACCCACAACATCATTGAAAAAAGGTACCGGTCGTCCATCAATGACAAGATCGTGGAGCTGAGAGACTTGGTCGTAGGCAATGATGTCAAG ATGCATAAATCAGGAGTGTTGAGTAAAGCCATTGACTACATTAAGTACCTGAAACAGGCCAACCATAAACTTCGACAGGAGAATCTGGCTCTTAAGTTGGCAAACCAGAAGAACA AGCCAGTGACACTGTCCGAGGATATGGACCCTAAAGAGGAAATTGCAATGATGTCACCTCCAGCTTCTGACGTGGGCTCAGCTTCCCCTCACCAATTCTCTCCCTACTCTGAGCCCAGCAGCCCCATAATAGATCACGAACAG ATGAAGTGTGAGCCAGACTCTCCTTCCTCTGTTGGAGTGATGGATGGTTCTCGTCTGCTTCTCTTTGCCCTGACCTTCTTCTGTCTCTCCCTGAACCCGCTTCCCTCTCTGTTGGGTTCCGAGAACTCGGAAAGTCCCTCTGTAGGGCACGGGTCTTCTCGAACTCTGGTCTGGCTCCCCAGCCCCACACAAGATTTTG CCTCTTGGCTGCGGTGTCTGTTGCCGTGGGTGATGGTTTGGATGCTGAGTGGGCTGGGAGCAGTTTGGGGTTGTGTGCGGGTGCTCTACCTCTGGGAACCCATCACGCCCCTTCACTCCCCCAAGTCGGTGTCGTTCTGGAGGCACAGGAAACAAGCTGATGTTAACCTTAAGAGA AGCGATTATGCTGCAGCATTGATCAATTTAGAGACCTCCTTGTCCATCTTGACCAGAGCGTTGCCTTCCACCAAACTGGACCTGGTCTGCTCGCTGTCCTGGAATCTGATTCGCTATTGTTTGCATCGCCCGACCCCTCTTGGCTGGCTGGTTCACCAAATCCGAGGCAAACACGAGGGGGACGAGGCGAGGACAAGCGCCAAGGACGCTGCCCTGGTGTACCATCGTCTGAGCCAGCTGCAACTCACAG GAAAGCTGCCTCAGCGAAGCAGCTTGTGGGCcctgtctctgtctctgaaTGCGGTCAACCTCAGCGAGAGCGCCCAAACAAAGATGGCCCCCACTCAACTTACCGAGATCTACGTCACTGCAGCCGCAGCGATGCGCGCTGTACTGGGTCTCCATCTCGCCTGTCTGCCT GGTTATTTACTGAGTTGTGCGGAGAGCATCGCAAATCAATGTGAAGCAAAGCACATTCCTGACTGCCTGCGATGGCTCTTCACCCCATTGGGCAGGCAGTTCTTTTTaacctgtgattggtcattgaaGTCAGACGGCAGCGATGGGGTGTTTACATCGCTGAGAGATCCAG CGGACCCTGTTGCCCAGTTGCACCGCTGCTTCTGCAAAAAGTTGCTCGAGAGAGCCGTTCATACGCTCATCCAGCCGCAGAGGGACTCTGAAGCGAGCAAACACAAAACGGGCTCTGG GGAGTTTTCCAGTGCCCTGGACTTCCTGCGACAGTTGAATAAATGTACAGAGGACTCTCCGTCTGCTCCTCCCTTCTCAACTCCTCCCAATCACACCATCACATCAG TGAGAGATCCAGTGAGTCGGTGGTGGGCTGTGGTCCTAAAGGCTGCCGTCTTTTGGCTTCAGGGTGAGGATGCCACTGTGAGGTCTCTGTTGGTGGAAGCAGAGCGGATGCCAAGAACTCGACACACTCTTGA CCACCCTCTGCCCAAAGCTGTGCAGTCACTCTGCAAGTCAGTCCAGATGAGTCTGTCACCTCTAAAGGGAGAGGGAACGGCAGCCTGCCTGTCCCGTTGTGACCAAGCCAGCAGCTACCTGCGCTCCAGCATCTCCGTGCCTCTTGGGCAGCCTAGCGATGGCTTAAACAAA GCGATGGAGCTGTTGGTATGTGACCTTTTACTGACCTTGAGGACCAGTTTATGGCAGCGAGGAAGCAGCACAAATGGGGAACCTGGCCCAGCATCTGCATCTCAGTTGGCTGGTTTTCAAAGTGACCTCAGTGCCCTCAGAAAGCTCACGCAGTGCTACAGACAGGCCCATCATAAG GTGTTCCTTCATGAGACTACGGTGAGGCTGATGGCCGGAGCCAGTCCCACAAGGACACACCAGCTGCTGGATCACAACCTGCGACGCAGGACGCACGGCCTCCACACTGCAG AGGGTGAGAGGGAGCAGGCACATGCCATCCTGCTGGCCTGCGGCCACCTGCCCATGCCCCTGTTAACCCCACCCGGGCATCGCGCCCACCTGCTGGCCGAGGCCAAACGCACGCTGGAGCGGGTGGGAGATCGTCGCTCCCTGCAAGATTGTCAGCAGATCCTGTTGCACCTGAGCGGCGGCACAACAGTCGTTGCATcctga